Genomic window (Bacteroidota bacterium):
ACGGGCACTTACATAAAAAACGTCATCAATTATGAGGTCAAATTTTTCTTGTGAGTCGCTTAAATTATTTAATGCTTCATTTGCATCGCCGATGATAACCGATAGATTACGAATTTTATTAAGAGAGAAATAATCCATCGCCAATTTCACAATTTCAGGATCGTGTTCAATTGCTGTAAAGTAAGCCGGATGGTATGATTTATCAAGGAGGTGGATTATAGAACCACCACCTAATCCGCAAACCAGTACCCGCGGTTGTTTGGTAAGGGCGAATGGGGAGCGGCTCATATAACCCCAACATTCTCGTTTAACTTCATTCCATTTTCCTCTTGTCATAATAAAAGAATGGGTTTCACCGTTTATGAGTAGCTGACGCTCTCTACCAATATCTATTACTTCAATCAAACCTGAAACATCCGAGGTTGACCTTGCGATTATTCTAGGAGTATTAAATGTACGTCGTAATTTATGTATCCCTTTATTAATAGAATATTTTGAGAAATAATTCATAATAGTTAGCATGTTAATAGTATATATTATTTACGACTTGTTCAACTCTTGTATATTCCGAACTTTTTAACCTAATCTTTAATTTACGAAAGAGTCTATTTTTTATATCGTTAAGCTTTCTTCGGACCCTATGTTGAAGTATCCAAAGTTGAATCCAACCGAGTTTGCCCCCTACGTCGGCAAAACGTTTATAGAAATCTCGATATGCTGTAGAATTTATGCTGATGCCAACGTCCCATTTCCATCTACGCCTTTCAATTTCCATTATATGTGGAAATATTTGCAAAAGTTCATCGTGAGCCGTAACCAACTTATAATTGAGCGAACCAAGCGGTTGTAGCTTACGTTCGTTTGATTTTAAATATTTTCTAAAATTCTTTGATAGACTTGCCAGATAATTTTCCCACGTTTCAGGTAATTTTATTTTTAATGTTGAGAATGCTTTGTTGTTTATCAATTTACAATTAAATGCTGGTGCTGTTTTTTTTAGTAAGTCTAATGTGGTTGAATTCACCGGAATCGGATTCAAACGAATATAATGCCAACCCTTTATTTGTTTTATTAGGTACGAAATAATGTTGTGGATAACTTCTTCATGGTGAGATTTGATTAAAATGTCGAGCGAAGCAATGAAACTTGCAGGTGAATCGGCATATTGAGCCATCGAGATAAATTGGATTTTAGTTGTCGGTAATCCAAAAAATTTTTCACGAATTATCATAAATGGTGCGATGCCGATGATTTCATCATCCTTCCTAATCACTATGATGGATAGGTTCATATTTGGTTTCGCGAATAATTTCCACCATAACATCATAAATTCAAATGTCGAACAAACACCTAAATTTTGGTTGCTCTCTACAATTAAATTCCATTCCGTTTTGAGCATCTCAAATTTCTCAATCGTGTTTATCTCTTCAATATTCAATTTATAATAATTATCCATATTTGAAGCATATTTTTAATTTTCATAATTTTTGACTCGCTTTCTAATTTTTTGTGACTGGTGTTTCAGGAATCGGTAAAATGTGTATAAAAAAACAAGCGGGTCGTTCCATCTGAAATAATAAAAATGTAAAGGATGCATTAAACTTT
Coding sequences:
- a CDS encoding methyltransferase domain-containing protein, which produces MLTIMNYFSKYSINKGIHKLRRTFNTPRIIARSTSDVSGLIEVIDIGRERQLLINGETHSFIMTRGKWNEVKRECWGYMSRSPFALTKQPRVLVCGLGGGSIIHLLDKSYHPAYFTAIEHDPEIVKLAMDYFSLNKIRNLSVIIGDANEALNNLSDSQEKFDLIIDDVFYVSARFNVEVQKDLIQLFTSLLAQNGVITFNRAIDTEEDIDKVEVFKNILSASGYRVKSKSIRQIGWNDIIYCQLKPL